The nucleotide window AGAAAACTCAATCGGAGGTCATTGTTACCAACATGGTGGTGTTGGGTATCAAGATATCCTCATCGAATGGAATAATGCGGTCTTCTGTGGGCGTGGTTTCATTCCCAGGATTTGGCTCTGGCTCAAAAGAATTCGCAGTTGATTGAGGTGCAGTATCGACTTCAGTAAATGAGCTTTGGGGTTCTGTGGTGACAGCTGTTGGCACGAGTCCAGGAACACTTACGCTTGCTGTATTTCGAAAAGCACTTCCAAATAGGTTTCCCATGTCTGAAAACACAGTGAAATTATCTGTCTCTTTGGCTAAAGAAAGGTCTTTTAAGCTTTCCTCCATTCTTGGTGTTGAACTGGAAATGTTTTTGAGAGCCACTTTTATGGGGTCAACAGAACTTTGTTTCATACCACTAAAGGAGGCAGTACCTGCTACATCTGCAAACCGAATTGGTTTATAATTTTGTAAGCCTTTTATCTTCGATGCTCTGGATTTTCCGACTACAAAGCTGCTTGTGGGTCTTGATGTCTGGGACACCCCAACAGCGCTGAGGTCAATATCCATTTCTGAGGCACTTCTGTTCACAGAGATCAAAGCGGTTTCATTATTCAAAAAGTCATCTTTACCAAAGGGTTTGATCACAGATCTGTGTATAGTTGGCAGGTAAACAGGCTTTGCGGTGCTATTAGCAGATCGATATATTGCTGATTGAGAAGTTGGAAAAGCGTAGACATTCTGGTTGTTGGAGTTCTTTCCATCTTTGCTAGCTTCAACACGCCTACCAATCACAATGCTGCTCGTTGGTCCTAATCTCATGACATTGTAGCTTTTATTGTTTCTGTCCTGCTTTATTTCCTTGGCTAGATTGATTAAACCATTGTTTGCCTCGAAGTTCTTCTGTTCATCACTTTTATGTGCTTGAACAACATTGGGTGCAAGAGGATATCCAGTTACTTTATTTGGAGGAGAAGTAGATCTATGGATTGAAGGGATAAATTCTGATATAGGATTATTCTTACTCTGTGATGAACCCATTTTACGATATACAGTGGGGAATCTGTGTAGAGGATTTGTGATTGTGGTTCCTGTGGCCACCGTCGAGTCACGGGCGTTGAGCGCATTGCCTGCATTAGTGTTAACATTGCTAGATTTTATGAATAAACTACTGTGTGTGTTGGGTCTAGCAAACATGCCATTTGTTGATCTCTCTAATGTGGATTCGCTTTGGCTAGATTTCCGTAAACCTTTTCGACTTTCATCCAGCGATGGGGTGTTCTGGGATGGAGCAAGTCCTCCTAAAGTCCACCTCTGAGACATTTCTAATTGACTAGTGTCAAATTGGGATTCTGTGATAGTTTTGTATTGCCCTCTTTGATTGTTCTGTGGGTAAACAGCTCTGTTATGTGGACCGAGGTCTGTTGCTGTTTTTGTGCCACTTAGAGAACCCAGAGATGATGTCATCATTTTAGGAGCGTCATAGTGTTTGTTACGTTCAGCTCCAGTAAGAGAGACATTACCATAAGCTTTATTATTTACAGCATCTAGCTGAACTTTAACCGACTGAGTGGTTTTGTAGCTGTTGGACATCAAAGGATTTTGAGGTTGAACAAGATGCTTCACCTCTTTTGGCACACTTAGGGCAGGATGGGGATGAGCAGAGGCATATTGGACAGCATAAGATAAGGAGCTTGGGTGATGTTTTTGGTcaaagtgcatttttgtttgttgtggAGGTGCTGGCATTGTAGGGAAAAAtgtaaaacctttaaaagcatACGGCTTTTTAGGGGTTAGATAATATGGTCGATTTTGGCTACTAGACATATCGGAATTTTTATGTGAGCCAAACGCAGACATTGTGTTATCCGGCATGGGATCTGGGTCAGGataatttttaacaaataatgACTGTTCTGTACTTCGGCCTAAGGAAGTCCAAGAATTTCCTTTGCCTGTATTATGCCAACTCGACATCCCTAGTGAAGAACTTGTGACTGGTAGTTTTATATTAGTTTTCAATTCAGTGGAAAAGATTTTTGGAGAACTAGATTTTGCTTTTTCATTGTACGCAATGTTTTGTTTAGGCCAGCTGGATGCAACAGACGTCTGGCTTTGGACCCCACTGGTTTTAACCGATTGGAATCCTTTGTAAGAGTGGGCGATGTTAGTCACTGGTGGTGTGATAGCAGATACATCCGCAGCCAAACTATCGTACTTCCATTGACTGTGAACATTTTGAACAATAGGATTCTGTCTACGTCCCCCATTCCAGTAACCATCTTGTGTAGCCGTCAGTGAATCACGTTGAAAGCCCTTAGAAGCATTGTTGGTCccatttatttttgcattttttgaCTGAAAGCTACTTTGCTGAATTGTGATTGGAGAGGCAATTCTTTTATAATCTTGCTGCCCAACCGGAACAGAAAAAATTTGAGCTTTTATCAGTGGAATGATGCTGTGGTTTCTGTCTGAATGTGGTTTTGTAAATGCTGTAGCTACCACTGGAGGTGCGAACACCTTGGTGAAACCTTCACGTTTCATATTATCATCAGAAACTTTTATGGCTGTTGTCCCAGTAGCAAAGACATGTGATAATGGTGCATCCACTTTATTATTTCCCCTTACAATAGTGAGAGACTTGCTCACTGGCATGACTTTCCTTGACATTCTCTCATTTTGGCCAGTAACTTGAGCATCGTTTCTATTGTCATATAGGATGCTTCCATCATTATTGTGGTTCACATTTAAATTTCTAGACACATAATCTGTTGACGTCTTCTCAGCATACACTGGTCTGATGAATGGCTGGACAGAAATATTTTGCCTTAAATTGAATTCAAATGGTTGTGAACTGTCAGGATGCACTTCTGATTTAGGCTTTGAAAAGAGTCCGTAAGTATATACACTTGGATGATCCATTCCAGTCCCAAGACCTTCCTCCATTGTTAGCCTTAAGGCTGTATTAGTATCACTTTTTTGGCTCCCTGTAAAATGAAGGGCATTTGGTTTCTGTTGAACTCTTTGGAAAGCATATCTGTTGTTGGCATCAGAATTGACACCTGCTAATTCGAGAGGATTATTTTTACTATTGACATTGGCTTGGCTTGTATGATAATACTTAACATCTGCAAAACGACTTGGAACAACAGATCTGAAGCTTGTTTTTTTGGTATTTCCATCATTTCTTGGGTTGTATGGGGCATGGTTGATCCTGCTTGATTGATAGTCACTCTTGTATGGAGCGAAATTTCTTTGAATAGTGCCTATTATTGGATTTTGACTTGGTGGATTTACACGTCTTATATCTTCCCAAAGTTGTACTTTGTCCTGTCTGTGCAGATCATGTTTTCCATTTGTGTCTCCTGTGGGCAGTGGTGATGTAAGGAACCgaaacatttgtttattaattGTATATGCATAAAAAGTGGGATTTAAGAAAGCTAGTTATCTTTCACACATTTAGTAAAAACTCTCTAACTGGGCATAGATGTAAAAACAGTACTTTAGAGCCACATTGAAAATTTTAAATAGAGTATATTTATACTCAAATCAGTAAATCGTACCTACTGGCAGTACGGTAAAACATCCCACCACAGAGAGAGTCAAATAAACCAATGCCACTCTATAAGACaaagaaattcattttaaaactttaaatatcccaaaaatttatatttttttaatcagtgcaCCAAATGAGAGGGCTTACCTCAGATTCTTTTTAGGAGACATCATTCAGCTTATGTGGGGCACAAAACCTGTTGCCACACCTGTTAAAAATCACCCTTACCATGCGGGCTTGTATCACTCTTATTCAAGAAAATTAGCTCATTAAAGCCTATTGCTTGTTAAACCTATTATCAGTGATGACGAGGCTCACCTGGAtctgcttaaagggatagttcaccttaaaatgaaaattctgtcatcatttactcatccttatgttgttctaaacctgtataaatgtattttttctgatgaacacagaagatattttgagaaattatggtaaacacagcagatagtgaacattgacttccacagtaggaaaaAGCACTCAGTTGACGGTatcccattaaattccatcttATTTTAtgcctactatggaagtcaatggagactaactgctgtgtgtttaccatcatttctcaaaatatctttttttgtgttcaccagaaaaaagaaattaatacagggttagaacaacatgaggatgagaaaatgacagaattttcattttagggtgaactatccatttaaagcCAATGACACGTTGTTTTGAACAACCTCATCCATTTAGCAAGagaaatgcatgtatttatttacaatAAGCTGATactttctctgcactaaatgctAATTCCTATGCCAGAAATAAAAAGTGTATCTGTAGAAAAGACAAACAGTATGGCAAagttttataaaattataaacatttattttgtataaacaaCAGTATacataaacaatttaaatattaaatataataatttaaaagagataatttatgataaattgtCTGGATAAAACCTTGTAGTAGGCTATATAACGACTATGAAAATATGTCGTTTGTTTTCATTTGATACAAAAGTAACACTAATACTCTCTTTATAAttaaaaacgtttaaataaatacaagtGACAGTTGTATATGATTTGCATTTAACATTTCtgcattaataaattaaatggaGATAATAGGCACGTGACTCCTTAGGAATACTGTCCATGATTATGTCAAACAAAAACAGCAgcaataaaatgacaaaatccTGAATGAAGAATAAATAGGCAGTGTTGTTCATGTCATTAAAAAAGAGCTCAGTTTTAAGGTGCTGAAGAAACGTTTAAAGATGTTCGCATCGTTTCTATGTTGTTGTTTGTTCGTGGGTTGAGCTGTAGTGATCTCAGAGTTTTGTTGCCAAGGCGACGTGTCCCGCCCAAAAACAAACAGCACGTCTCCAGCACCACAATGATCTTTCATTCAAACGGTCCCACACTGATTCTTCCAAATAATATTATCGCTTCACAATAGTCTTTGACATTCAATGATTTAAAACCTTGGTCTTGATTACGTCATATAACAGGACATCATTGCCAGGTCCCTTAAATCCTCATCCGTCATACAGTCTGAAAAAACAAATGACAAAAGTACTTTAGTTAAGCAGTTCACGTATTTAAACACTAATAATTTACTAgtatatttacagtaaaaataCTCACTTGTGCGATCGTCCcctatgatttttttacagagGCGCCGGATGGATCTCATCAGACGCCCTCTTGGAGTTCTCGGGGGCGAACTTTCTTCTTTACGCGGGCAGGTTGCGTCCTGATTCGGCTCCTCAAACTCTTCGTCGTCGTCCGCCAATCCCTCCAAACTGGCAGCCTTTACCAACCGTTCCAAAATGTCCTCGTTTACCGGCAGCTTGTCTTTGATCGTAGCGTCTGACAGCGACGTGATGGTTCGGCACAGCGGACACTGTATCCGCGGATCGGGGATCTCGTTTGACTGCGCGAGCGTCGCCAAGCATCGTTCACAAAACGTGTGTTTGCAGCTCAGCTGACGGGGACACCGCAAACCTGCGTTGTAAGTTCGGTAGCAAATTCCGCACTCTGTTTCTAAAAACATGTTGCCCTGTTTGTTCGGTTTTTACTCCCAGCTGGTTAACAGTCGATAGTAAAGTGCCGATTTCTCATACCGGGGACTCTTATATTGTTGAGGGAGGGAAATGCGTAGGAGGAAGGAGGTGGCGTTTATTTGTCTCGGTGAAACCTGATTAACTCTCTCTGGCAAGACTTCTAACAAAGTGATGTCATTATTTCAGCCCATTACAAGCGTCATGACTCACTGTCTAAAGTAAACTCATGTTTGCTTACCTGTAACCTATTTTAGGACTCTATCAACTACAGCTTACTGAATTTAAGATTTATGACTAAAAATGCTAAAATATCTGTTTATCACGTTTTGGGTTTCACTTATATCTCAGCTCATTATCTAAGTAAGCAAATATAgaatattatttttaacaatacataaaaaaatctttagatatttatagtctttacagttttttttgtcGTTGTAGTGTTTTGTGTGTTCCACATGATTTAAgatatgtttgtttatttttttttaatcaatttgttgttgctgttgtttATAAGCAACTTGGTTTTACATTTTAAGAAACAACATTTTTATAGCCCTATTAAGAGGTGTCGAAATGAAACACTGAGTCACGGAATTTCCGTATACTGCAAATTCAGAGGAAACGActgttttataacaacaaacaaATGATTTCAGCACGTGTAATATAATAGTCCAGAGCTGTAATTTACCTTATAAGCCTTATGCAAACAAAAACACTTTACCCCATAGTgatttcccagaatgcacccCATGCCTTCCCGTTTTCCCCTCCCCATCATTCCCTTATTTGGGCTTGGGTGTTCCCTTTTAACATCTGTTTCCAAACTGGCTTTAGCCAGTTGCCCTTCGTTTACAGTAGTTACTCCGGAATATTTACTGATGATTTAGGGGTGGTTTTCCAGACAgagattatcttaaaccaggactagaccttagtttaaataggaaatataactagtttgaacaaacatgccttactaaaaacattacgaCCTACTTGTGTGCTTTTTAAGGCAAACCAAAGGGCACTGGTGTTTTTTAAGATGTTTCAGTGCAAGTTGGTTTCTGTTTGGACAGTCAGAAATGGCTAAAGGAAGTTGAAAAAGTCATTGTCATTTAAGTTCTACGTGCTGTAAACACGTCAAACAATACGTGACATACGACACGCACTCATAGTTTTAAAGCTGATTCAGAGGAAATTCATTTGCAGACCTTGTTATCATTTACTTGCGCaacaataaagaaaaatattttcccATGATTTTAGTTCtcacaaaaaatgcatgcaGATAATTTTGAAAGTTTATTTGTAGCTCTTTATTGTCCGGCAATGGTAATGTAGTTGAGATATTCATATATCTTTATGCTCCAGCAATCTCACAACTCTTACATACTTACATAAGATAAGTAGTACAGAGGATAtacttttatttacattttgttaTATTGGAAAACAAACCACTCAATATGATcagtataaatgttttaaaggattagtccattttcttaaaagaaaaatccagataatttactcaccaccatgtcatccaaaatgttgatgtctttctttattcagttgagaagaaatgatgttttttgaggaaaacattgcaggatttttctaattttaatggactttaatagagcccaacatttaatacttaactcaacactaaagttttttttcaacggagtttcaaaggactataaacaatcccaaacgaggcataagggtcttatctagcaaaacgattgtcatttttgacaataaaaataacaaatatccactttaaaaacacaacttctcgtcatgtagatccggtcgtgatgcgccagctgaccccacgcaatacgtcatgacgtcaagaggtcacagaggacgaacgcgaaactccgtcccagtgtttacaagcgtcttgaaagaggaccgttcctacgttgttgtatgtcaactgatactaattaatgtctttgtggcagtttattgtttaacatggtccgcaaatgtgcgttttatatatgtaatacgtgacctccctacgtcactacgcatttacgttaggtcgcgcggGACCGGACCTACACGAAAAgttttggtttaaaagtacatatttttatttttcttgtcaaaaatgacaatcgttttgctagataagacccttatgcctcgtttgggatcgtttataaaCCTTTGAatctccgttgaaaaaaactgttaagtgttgagttaagtattaaatgttgggctctattaaagtccattaaaatgagaaaaatcctgcaatgttttcctcaaaaaacatcatttcttctggactaaacaaagaaagacatcaacattttggatgacatggtggtgagtaaattatctggattcttcttttaagaaaatggaatattcctttaattgtaaatgtgcattgtgtaactttaagaaggatctcttgaccaaaatgcaatataatatacataactatattatcagtggtgtataaacttttacataatgaactatattgtttttattaccttagaatgagcagttttacatacaccgcgggtctccttacatggaagtcgcctttatgtttctacagtagccctataTGGACAAACTCTCCTACAGAGTGTGCTTTGTCTTTGgagctgtccacacggagacgcgtatcactgtatacgtataaatttgttatcgtattggcgtttcatccacacggatccggcgttttgggagactgaatccgctattttttgaaaccgggtcctaaagtggataaatctgaaaccgacacccttgcggtttcgtctgtacagccaatccgtatattttgtgaagcgaaaacgtcatcgcatcacgtgtcggaagcgtcacacgtaacagcaacaacaataacggcggattacgtgattgtgttcgtgctacagaagctactaaagcctactagctttattacagcaaaatctattgcttctatgcaattgtggtgaccaacaagcgataatggacaacaccatacgttggctatgcgcatgctcaaagtcttcttctccgtgtatagtgtatatctgtggcagaattacagcgccccatactggtccggcatatatactacaccgctttcagccggtttcagtggtttcgtgtttacggataatttttttagagcaaggaaaaaaaatgatcggatagggaatgcaccggcttcgtgtggatataGCCTTACTCCGAAACCCAatgcagctgacttgttgcctcgctgcctaaTGAGGCAGTGACTTCGGCgacatgaaggcagctcagggAAACGCATTTGAACAGCCTTCATAGGGCGCGTAATGGAATTCTGTTTGAATACCATAATCGTTTTAAAATTGAGGGGTGagttgttggttgcaattcacaatcaattcacaaaaaatattagcctggttagccagacctacatcaagatgtaaggtctggcaactcttcacacaaacggctcaatgcaaggggcgggacataaggttgtccctcaaaatgcctctgcacgcaataggatagcgctatgacggatcagagcaacgaagaaggtgacgtagttaccgtaaccagtcggcaaaactccaaacacatctttcttgcttaaaaaggacttcagtagggtttatttgctcttctctcaaagaaaaacataagtctaagtcctccagagtcgcggccaaagccgcttcaaaagatagctgttcgccagcagcagcagccattctctgttttcaagtaggaaccgttgcagcgctgtcgtcatcatgttaagcccgccccacagacgctacacacgatgtgattggcctgaccaaattttggtttttggaccggttaagtgtattgtgagtgcctagactaaaccctggcagcaaatatattttgcggccgctagggtgcgtctagatttctaggctaaaaaaatattatatgttATAACTTGTGTTGTCTTTGTTACTTTTTGTTATAGgtcataaatatatttaaaaaatgcataaaaaatatgcacactTCTTGTATCCAGTATTTTTCCTTTAAATTACTGAAAACTCATATTtccttttttaaacaattgcagTTTAACATTGCAAGAACCAATATTTTAATAGTTTAACTATCAACATTGCACAAAAAAAGTGCAAGTGCACATAATCAATGCATGCAGAGCGTTTAAACTTCTTTTGTTTATAACAgtttaactttcataaattgtTAAATTTCAAGTATTTACAACATATAATCTTCTCCTAATTACTAAAATTGCActacatgttttctttttttatattttaaagatacatAGGCTAAATTGCCTTTCAGTTGTAAACAACATCGAGACACGACAGTtggagttcgccccctagtggcagttgtAATGAAATttcggtttcccggacagggattagcttaagccagggctagactttagtttaattaggaaataaaactagtttaacaaacatgccttactaaaaacattacttgtgtgcattttacaaagggcactgatgtattttaagatatgttagggcaagttgttttcagtttggacagctcttacatttattttaggactagtctaatacctgtctgggaaaccgccctaTACTTTCTTACAATAAAGTCAATTTATTTTAAGTGCATCCAgaaaatttgattaaattattaTACCTTAAAGAACACATAGGTGACAATGTCTGGCATTTCAGGCATTGATTTCAGTGTTTGGCCTTTCTTAGTcagtttaaagagcaccaatggtccgattcacgattttagatttcctttggtgtgtaagtgtttattagtacatgttaacgatatgcaaaaggtacaaaccccaaagtaaacgatgacgcgagttattgtctccaacgtaaatctcttttcttggactacaacaaacacacagattgtaggtaaaattttacttcctgggattggtgatgtagacaagaccgacattatcataatttctcccgcattgcattgtgagcgaatctttcaaacatgataaGGAGCGTAACCTTTCCGTCTGACGTCAGAGGTTTTCAGATAAATCACAACGtaaagattagctggccaatcagggacacagagcttttcaaatccgtgcgtttcaggaagagagtgaaatctggagctacaaaaatttactgtatgtggaaaataatgtgtttttaaccataacccacgcaaacacattgtattataccaaatacacaaaataacgttgttatttagcaatgaaataggtaataaaaaacaaggttatattttcacagaatgttctttacattatgtaggatacTTTCAGAAAgcattaaatcacaaaaaaaatgactttagctgggttttcacaaacaaggtcacatttaagatattttgattGATAATGATCATTTACAAAAATTGTCTTCCCTTCCCATCAGCCATTCAATGTCACACCTTAACTTTGAGTGTTTAAAATGAGAAATGTCAATACAAGGACAAGACTGCATTCTTAAATGAAGCTTCAAGTTTATTTGTGTATGCAAGCTTAAAAAAGAAATCCACAGATGTATCCTACAGTTACAAATGCTCTTGTGCTTTTCCCTCTCTTAGTAACCAAGTCATCTCTTGATAATAAATGTCAGTGAAACCAGCTCCCACCCCAGTGATACAAAGCATGGCAtcaagggagagagagagagagagagagagagagagagagagagagcaacagACATGCAAAAACATACACATGCAGATCAAAATTTTAACTGAGTTAAACACTGACTGCTCAATGAAGGATTTTTGAAAGCTTACTAGTTGTGACTTTAAACTAGAAGATGGACCCAGCACTTATGTTTTTAAGGGCTCAGAAAGCTTCACCTTGAAGGAAAGCAGAGAGGCTTAACAGGTAAGTGAATCTTTCATTCTGTCTTATATATGGCACAGCTCAAGAAAGAGTTGTGCCATAAATATACTGTAAGCCATCTAATGCAAATACCCATATCCTCTAGATGTACGAAGTGTATATTTCTTCTGACCTGTGTGTCTTGGCACTGGTTGTGTCAAATATACTTTATGGGGCCGTTTccaggacagggtttagattaattcagGAATAAGCTTTAGtaatattaggacatttaagtagttttaacaaacaaaccATACAAAAAATAGTATTGGTGtgtatcttaagacaaaacaacgGCACTGATATATCCTTAGTTTTAGTTTTACCTTGGTTCTCCCTTTTTAGTTTTTATTGTCGTTATACAACTGTTCAACAAAATATTTGGCTCTCACATTAAAGTGcacaaatatacaaaaatgtacatttagcaaaatgtaaataatacgGAGAatgtaaacattgcaaatgtaaACGTCGAGTGGACAGTGCAAATGTAACCAATtatacatacaaaatgtgcagaataAGGATGCAAATGTAGTGCAATAtcatgtcagtacaaggtgttttttaaataagggCACCTCAAACATACacatatttttacaaatgtaaatAGCATGTATAAACTAGAAATTTGAAAATTATactaaaaaactataataaatgCAACCGTGGACAACAAAACTTTCTTGAAATATATACATCTCAAATAAATAAGtgttccattgatgtatggtttgttaggacagGACAATATTTGTCCGTGATACAACAATTTGAATATCTGGAATATGAGGGTGCAAATAATCTAAACATTGAGAAAAtccataggtgtcatttacactgggaacgctggggacatgtccccatcactttttgaaatggctaattttgtccccaccactttttgaaagcattggtggttaaaatgttctgaaaaatcaagcgaACCAAGAAATGTTATAGGTTtatttgcacaaaataaaacatgcaatgtagtttaaaaaaatgtacagagtccaaaaacagtaacttaaacaaaacaaactatTAGTGATTCTAAAATGACCCAAAAACATGCATGCGCGGATCAGTAACTTGAACAAATTCTTGACACAGTTTCTTCTTGCCCAAGTTATACATTCTCTCTCTGTGAATATGACAAACAGCAACACTGTTGAGTCGAGTTGGTGacgccgttattcaatatttttgctGTCCTGCTGtcatgttttttcatttgattttttgtccccaccacttttcaacacaaactgacgcccctcagaaaatcgcctttaaagttgaataaatgaagtccttagcaactgcgtccactcacaaaaataaagttttgatataattattgtaggaaatgtacaaaatatcttaatggaacatgatctttatataatatcctaatgatttttggcataaaataaaaaaattgattattttGACCCATTCAATGTATTGCTGGCTACAAGAAGACTTTTTTTGGTTCAGGgtcataaatgttttaaatcaagCGTTCAGTCCTATTACTTTAATACTATAGAGAGCTATTGCTAGGCAGCTTCTCCTGTGAGTGATGGTTGCTCTGACTCTGGCCACTCGAGGGTTAATTTGACACTAATGAGAAAACAGACAGCAGTCACTGCTAATAAACCTTTTATTGGAACATAATTTTGTATGTCCAAGGCTTTACTATGCAATTATACTCACATTTGTCTGTGGTTTGTTCTCGTATATGCAAATTTTGTGATGTAAATCGAAGTATGTACATAAACTAATTCACACCCGTTTAATCAAAATACATCTGGGCCCTGTATGTCTGTTCGTCTCCTGGCGCTTTTCCAATGCATTGACTAGACTCAGCACACTTCTACTGCAGTTTAGTACTGCTTTAAATCAGGTGGGATAATAGATTTATTGTTTTAGTTGAAcatttacagacacattctagtttctgcagaatgtgtctgtaagg belongs to Paramisgurnus dabryanus chromosome 2, PD_genome_1.1, whole genome shotgun sequence and includes:
- the LOC135750865 gene encoding RING finger protein 227; the protein is MFLETECGICYRTYNAGLRCPRQLSCKHTFCERCLATLAQSNEIPDPRIQCPLCRTITSLSDATIKDKLPVNEDILERLVKAASLEGLADDDEEFEEPNQDATCPRKEESSPPRTPRGRLMRSIRRLCKKIIGDDRTNCMTDEDLRDLAMMSCYMT